The following proteins are co-located in the Trichormus variabilis 0441 genome:
- the nifK gene encoding nitrogenase molybdenum-iron protein subunit beta, whose amino-acid sequence MPQNPERIVDHVDLFKQPEYTELFENKRKNFEGAHPPEEVERVSEWTKSWDYREKNFAREALTVNPAKGCQPVGAMFAALGFEGTLPFVQGSQGCVAYFRTHLSRHYKEPCSAVSSSMTEDAAVFGGLNNMVEGMQVAYQLYKPKMIAVCTTCMAEVIGDDLGAFITNSKNAGSIPQDFPVPFAHTPSFVGSHVTGYDNMMKGILSNLTEGKKKATSNGKINIIPGFDTYVGNNREVKRMLGVMGVDYTILSDSSDYFDSPNTGEYEMYPGGTKLEDAADSINAKATVALQAYTTPKTREYIKTQWKQETQVLRPFGVKGTDEFLTAISELTGKAIPEELEIERGRLVDAITDSYAWIHGKKFAIYGDPDLIISITSFLLEMGAEPVHILCNNGDDTFKKEMEAILAASPFGKEAKVWIQKDLWHFRSLLFTEPVDFFIGNSYGKYLWRDTKIPMVRIGYPLFDRHHLHRYSTLGYQGGLNILNWVVNTLLDEMDRSTNITGKTDISFDLIR is encoded by the coding sequence ATGCCTCAGAATCCTGAAAGAATTGTAGACCACGTTGATCTATTCAAACAGCCAGAATACACCGAGCTATTTGAAAACAAGAGAAAGAACTTTGAAGGCGCTCATCCTCCTGAAGAAGTTGAAAGAGTGTCTGAATGGACAAAATCTTGGGACTACCGCGAAAAGAACTTCGCTCGTGAAGCTTTAACCGTTAACCCTGCTAAAGGTTGCCAACCTGTAGGCGCGATGTTCGCTGCTTTGGGTTTTGAAGGTACTCTACCTTTCGTACAAGGTTCTCAAGGTTGCGTTGCTTACTTCCGTACACACCTCAGCCGTCACTACAAAGAGCCTTGCTCCGCAGTATCTTCTTCCATGACAGAAGACGCAGCAGTATTCGGTGGCTTGAACAACATGGTTGAAGGTATGCAGGTTGCTTACCAACTGTACAAGCCTAAGATGATTGCTGTTTGCACCACCTGTATGGCTGAGGTTATCGGTGATGACTTAGGTGCGTTCATCACCAACTCCAAGAATGCTGGTTCTATTCCTCAAGATTTCCCTGTACCCTTTGCTCACACCCCCAGTTTCGTTGGTTCTCACGTAACTGGTTACGACAACATGATGAAGGGTATTCTGTCTAACTTGACAGAAGGTAAGAAGAAAGCTACCAGCAACGGTAAAATCAACATCATCCCTGGTTTTGATACCTATGTAGGTAACAACCGCGAAGTTAAGCGGATGTTGGGTGTAATGGGTGTTGATTACACAATCCTGTCTGACAGCAGCGACTACTTTGATTCACCAAACACTGGTGAGTACGAAATGTACCCAGGTGGTACCAAGTTGGAAGATGCGGCTGATTCTATCAACGCTAAAGCTACTGTTGCTCTCCAAGCTTACACCACACCCAAGACCCGTGAGTATATCAAAACCCAGTGGAAGCAAGAAACACAAGTATTGCGCCCCTTTGGTGTTAAGGGTACTGACGAGTTCTTAACAGCTATCTCTGAATTGACCGGTAAGGCTATTCCTGAAGAGTTGGAAATCGAACGCGGTCGTTTAGTTGATGCTATCACCGACTCTTACGCTTGGATTCATGGTAAGAAGTTCGCTATTTACGGCGATCCAGATTTGATCATCTCCATCACCAGCTTCTTGTTAGAGATGGGTGCTGAACCAGTACACATCCTCTGCAACAACGGTGATGACACCTTCAAAAAAGAAATGGAAGCTATCCTCGCTGCTAGCCCATTTGGTAAAGAAGCTAAAGTCTGGATTCAAAAAGACTTGTGGCACTTCCGTTCCTTGTTGTTCACCGAGCCTGTAGACTTCTTCATCGGTAACTCCTACGGTAAGTACCTGTGGCGCGATACCAAGATCCCAATGGTGCGGATTGGTTATCCTCTCTTCGATCGCCACCACTTACACCGTTATTCTACTCTCGGCTACCAAGGTGGTCTAAATATCCTCAACTGGGTTGTTAACACCCTGTTGGATGAAATGGATCGCAGCACCAACATCACTGGTAAGACCGATATCTCCTTCGACTTGATTCGCTAG
- a CDS encoding Mo-dependent nitrogenase C-terminal domain-containing protein, whose protein sequence is MSSTHTHQHHPNFHPPNYKKPGAFDVLRPLRGLVDNFPVKNARFAHLVCQVIPCCCPFERDINLFGRTIHIPALCKLNPLYDEFVGLRFRALSYLADECGEDVTKYIC, encoded by the coding sequence ATGTCATCAACTCACACTCATCAGCATCATCCTAATTTCCATCCACCAAACTATAAGAAACCAGGCGCTTTTGATGTGCTTCGTCCTTTGCGTGGTTTGGTTGATAATTTTCCGGTTAAAAATGCTCGTTTCGCTCATCTTGTTTGCCAGGTAATTCCTTGCTGTTGTCCTTTTGAGCGAGACATTAATTTATTTGGGCGGACTATCCATATTCCAGCATTGTGTAAACTCAATCCTTTGTATGACGAATTTGTCGGGTTGCGTTTTCGCGCTTTATCTTATCTAGCTGATGAATGTGGAGAGGATGTAACGAAGTACATTTGCTAG
- the nifE gene encoding nitrogenase iron-molybdenum cofactor biosynthesis protein NifE, with translation MKNTQGKINELLNESGCEHNQHKHGEKKNKSCSQQAQPGAAQGGCAFDGAMISLVPIVDAAHLVHGPIACAGNSWGSRGSLSSGPQLYKMGFTTDMSENDVIFGGEKKLYKAILEIHKRYNPSAVFVYATCVTALIGDDIDAVCKTASEKIGTPVIPVIAPGFIGSKNLGNRFGGESLLDYVVGTAEPEYTTPYDINLIGEYNIAGEMWGVLPLLEKLGIRVLSKITGDARFEEIRYAHRAKLNVMICSRALLNMARKMEEKYGIPYIEESFYGIDDMNRCLRNIAAKLGDPDLQTRTEKLIAEETAALDLALAPYRARLKGKRVVLYTGGVKSWSIISAAKDLGIEVVATSTRKSTEEDKAKIKRLLGADGIMLEKGNAKELLQLVKDTQADMLIAGGRNQYTALKARIPFLDINQERHHPYAGYVGMIEMARELYEALYSPIWEQIRKPAPWDEDMGILAHEYTSNHDHILASIEELI, from the coding sequence ATGAAGAACACCCAAGGCAAAATCAACGAGCTACTGAATGAGTCGGGATGCGAACATAATCAGCATAAGCATGGTGAGAAGAAGAATAAGTCTTGTTCACAACAAGCGCAACCTGGGGCGGCTCAAGGGGGCTGTGCATTTGATGGGGCGATGATTTCCCTAGTTCCAATTGTGGATGCGGCTCATTTGGTGCATGGCCCGATCGCCTGTGCTGGTAATTCTTGGGGTAGTCGGGGTAGTCTCTCTTCCGGTCCCCAGCTTTACAAAATGGGCTTTACTACCGATATGTCAGAAAATGATGTAATTTTCGGTGGTGAGAAGAAACTCTATAAGGCAATTCTAGAAATTCACAAACGTTACAATCCATCGGCGGTATTTGTCTACGCTACTTGCGTGACGGCGTTGATTGGTGATGATATTGATGCTGTCTGCAAAACTGCGTCCGAGAAAATTGGCACTCCTGTTATCCCCGTAATTGCTCCTGGGTTTATTGGGAGTAAGAACTTGGGGAACCGTTTTGGTGGTGAATCTTTATTAGATTATGTTGTCGGCACAGCAGAACCGGAGTACACCACACCCTATGATATAAACTTAATCGGCGAATATAACATCGCCGGGGAAATGTGGGGAGTCCTGCCGTTACTAGAAAAATTGGGTATTCGCGTCCTATCGAAAATCACAGGCGATGCTCGGTTTGAAGAAATCCGCTATGCACACCGCGCCAAGCTGAATGTGATGATTTGTTCACGGGCGCTGCTCAATATGGCGAGAAAGATGGAGGAAAAATACGGCATCCCCTACATTGAAGAGTCTTTCTATGGCATCGATGATATGAATCGGTGTTTGCGGAATATTGCCGCCAAATTGGGCGACCCTGATTTGCAAACGCGGACAGAAAAGCTGATTGCAGAGGAAACGGCGGCGCTGGATTTGGCACTGGCTCCCTATCGCGCTCGTCTCAAGGGTAAGCGAGTCGTACTCTATACCGGTGGTGTCAAGAGTTGGTCGATTATCTCGGCGGCGAAGGACTTGGGTATTGAAGTTGTGGCTACCAGTACCAGAAAAAGTACAGAAGAAGATAAAGCTAAAATCAAACGGTTGTTGGGTGCTGATGGCATCATGCTAGAAAAAGGCAACGCCAAAGAACTCCTGCAACTGGTAAAAGATACGCAAGCTGATATGTTAATTGCTGGTGGTCGTAACCAATACACCGCCCTCAAAGCCCGGATTCCCTTCCTTGATATCAACCAAGAACGCCATCATCCTTATGCTGGTTATGTGGGCATGATTGAAATGGCGCGGGAATTGTACGAAGCCCTCTACAGCCCGATTTGGGAACAAATTCGTAAGCCTGCGCCTTGGGATGAAGATATGGGAATACTGGCTCACGAATATACAAGTAATCACGATCATATCTTGGCATCTATAGAGGAGTTAATCTGA
- the nifN gene encoding nitrogenase iron-molybdenum cofactor biosynthesis protein NifN has protein sequence MAIVTLPNKSVAVNPLKQSQALGASLAFLGLKGMIPLFHGSQGCTAFAKVVLVRHFREAIPLATTAMTEVTTILGGEDNIEQAILTLVEKSSPEIIGLCSTGLTETRGDDIERFLKDIRDRHPEISHLPIVFAPTPDFKGALQDGFAAAVESIVQEIPQPGTTRSEQVTILAGSAFTPGDLQEIKEIVTAFGLVPIFVPDIGASLDGHLDEEYSSVTTSGTTVTQLKEVGRSAFTIALGESMRGAARILEDRFNIPYEVFSELTGLEPVDEFIQALAILSSNPVPEKYCRQRRQLQDAMLDTHFYFGAKRISLALEPDLLWSMVKFLQSMGTQIHAAVTTTRSPLLEQLPIKSVTIGDLEDFEELAVESDLLIGNSNLAAIAKRLSIPHYRLGIPIYDRLGNGHFTKVGYRGSMEVLFGIGNLFIDAEEARVKNFDENFVMGNR, from the coding sequence ATGGCGATCGTTACGCTCCCCAATAAATCAGTTGCGGTCAATCCTCTCAAGCAAAGTCAAGCCCTGGGCGCTTCTTTAGCCTTCTTGGGATTGAAAGGGATGATTCCTCTGTTTCATGGTTCCCAAGGTTGTACAGCTTTTGCCAAAGTGGTGTTAGTCCGGCATTTTCGGGAAGCCATACCCCTGGCGACAACGGCGATGACGGAAGTAACTACCATTTTGGGTGGTGAAGATAATATTGAGCAAGCAATTCTCACTTTGGTGGAGAAGTCCAGCCCAGAAATTATTGGTCTGTGTAGCACTGGATTAACAGAAACCAGAGGCGATGATATTGAACGCTTTCTTAAGGATATCCGCGATCGCCATCCGGAAATATCTCACCTACCAATTGTATTCGCGCCTACACCAGATTTTAAAGGGGCGTTGCAAGATGGATTTGCGGCGGCTGTGGAAAGCATCGTCCAAGAAATTCCCCAACCCGGTACAACCAGAAGCGAACAAGTCACAATTTTGGCTGGTTCTGCCTTCACCCCCGGAGATTTGCAAGAAATCAAAGAGATTGTCACCGCTTTTGGTTTAGTACCTATCTTTGTTCCTGATATTGGTGCTTCCTTGGATGGACACTTAGATGAGGAATATAGTTCGGTAACAACCAGTGGAACAACCGTCACACAACTAAAAGAAGTCGGTCGTTCCGCCTTCACCATCGCCTTGGGTGAAAGTATGCGGGGTGCGGCGAGGATTTTGGAAGACAGATTTAACATTCCCTACGAAGTCTTTAGCGAACTCACTGGCTTAGAACCCGTAGACGAATTTATCCAAGCCTTAGCAATTCTCAGCAGCAACCCAGTACCAGAAAAGTATTGTCGTCAACGTCGCCAACTACAAGATGCAATGTTAGACACACACTTTTACTTTGGTGCAAAACGCATCTCCTTGGCGCTAGAACCAGACCTGCTGTGGTCAATGGTCAAGTTTCTGCAATCAATGGGGACACAAATTCACGCCGCCGTTACTACCACACGCTCACCCTTATTAGAACAACTCCCCATCAAGAGCGTAACCATCGGTGATTTAGAAGACTTTGAAGAACTGGCAGTAGAATCTGACTTGCTAATTGGTAATTCTAACTTAGCAGCGATCGCCAAACGTCTTTCCATCCCTCACTATCGTCTTGGTATTCCCATTTATGACCGCTTAGGTAATGGTCATTTCACGAAAGTCGGCTATCGCGGCTCAATGGAAGTCTTGTTTGGCATCGGTAACCTATTTATAGATGCAGAAGAAGCAAGAGTTAAGAACTTTGATGAGAATTTTGTCATGGGTAATAGGTAA
- the nifX gene encoding nitrogen fixation protein NifX: MKIAFTTSDRIHINSHFGSAKEIDVYEINAEGYQFLETLNFEGELKEDGNEDKVAPKLAALADCAIVYVVAIGGTAAAKLIKKGVTPVKARSEEEKISELLNKLVETLKGNPPPWLRKALQPKTRNFADEIEDEATV; the protein is encoded by the coding sequence ATGAAAATTGCCTTTACCACTAGTGACCGAATTCATATTAATTCGCACTTCGGTTCTGCTAAAGAAATTGATGTCTACGAAATTAACGCGGAAGGATATCAATTTTTAGAAACATTGAACTTTGAAGGCGAACTCAAAGAAGATGGCAACGAAGATAAAGTTGCACCAAAATTAGCCGCATTAGCTGACTGTGCCATTGTGTATGTCGTCGCTATTGGTGGGACTGCGGCTGCCAAATTAATCAAAAAAGGTGTCACTCCTGTAAAGGCGCGATCGGAAGAAGAAAAAATCAGCGAACTCCTGAATAAGTTAGTCGAAACCCTTAAAGGTAATCCTCCACCTTGGTTGCGGAAAGCATTGCAACCAAAAACCAGAAATTTTGCTGATGAAATTGAAGACGAAGCAACAGTATGA
- a CDS encoding NifX-associated nitrogen fixation protein: MTPENNVNGTATSVVSTSPFLKALVLQIRGQDAYGVYRSWSDDLLLKGFVVTKQKKREISVQGEVDPVTISRIMSFFKAIAARIEQETGLISQVVLDLSHEGFGWALVFSGRLILTVKTLRDAHRFGFDSLEKLAEEGDRYVAKGVDLANRYKEVSKL; the protein is encoded by the coding sequence ATGACCCCAGAAAATAACGTCAACGGCACTGCTACTAGTGTCGTCTCTACCTCCCCATTTTTGAAAGCATTAGTCTTACAAATTCGCGGACAAGATGCTTATGGAGTATATCGTAGCTGGTCTGATGATTTACTCCTCAAAGGCTTTGTTGTTACCAAACAAAAGAAACGGGAAATTTCCGTGCAAGGAGAAGTTGACCCCGTAACCATATCACGGATTATGTCCTTCTTTAAGGCGATCGCCGCCAGAATTGAACAAGAAACAGGCTTAATCTCCCAAGTTGTACTTGACTTAAGCCATGAAGGTTTTGGCTGGGCGTTAGTTTTTTCTGGTCGTCTAATACTCACAGTTAAAACCTTAAGAGATGCTCATCGTTTTGGTTTTGACTCTTTGGAGAAACTGGCGGAAGAAGGAGATAGATATGTTGCAAAAGGAGTTGATTTAGCTAATCGCTATAAAGAAGTAAGTAAGTTGTAA
- a CDS encoding CCE_0567 family metalloprotein: protein MQIEETTIEEIQSKIKRLNSKAGQMKMDLHDLAEGLPTDYTQLMDVAAATYEIYRQLDELKQELKKLENTK, encoded by the coding sequence ATGCAAATAGAAGAAACAACGATTGAGGAAATACAAAGCAAAATCAAACGCCTTAATAGTAAAGCTGGGCAAATGAAAATGGATCTGCACGATTTAGCAGAAGGTTTGCCAACAGATTACACCCAACTGATGGACGTTGCGGCGGCAACTTATGAAATTTATCGTCAGCTAGATGAACTCAAGCAAGAGTTGAAGAAATTGGAGAACACTAAATGA
- the nifW gene encoding nitrogenase-stabilizing/protective protein NifW, with the protein MTKSLEEFKKLVDAEEYFKFFELDYDAKIVNVNRLHILKKFSQLISEIDTNYPDISAEEKLNQYSLALQSAYQVFLGSSPQEQKLFKVFKDKPKNVITLTELSSD; encoded by the coding sequence ATGACTAAGAGCCTAGAAGAATTTAAGAAGCTCGTAGATGCAGAAGAATATTTTAAATTCTTTGAGCTAGATTACGATGCAAAAATTGTCAATGTTAATCGTTTGCATATTTTGAAAAAATTCTCGCAACTCATCAGCGAAATTGATACTAATTATCCCGACATAAGTGCAGAAGAAAAGTTAAATCAATATTCATTAGCTTTGCAATCAGCTTATCAAGTATTCCTCGGCTCATCCCCACAAGAACAAAAGTTGTTCAAGGTGTTTAAGGATAAGCCAAAAAATGTAATCACGCTGACAGAACTATCGTCTGATTAG
- a CDS encoding HesA/MoeB/ThiF family protein has product MINLTPTELERYSRQMMLPNFGEAAQKRLKSATVLVTGVGGLGGTAALYLAVAGVGRLILVRGGDLRLDDMNRQVLMTDDWVGKPRVFKAKETLQAINPDIQIETIHDYVTSDNVDSLVQSADMALDCAHNFTERDLLNSACVRWRKPMVEAAMDGMEAYLTTIIPGVTPCLSCIFPEKPEWDRRGFSVLGAVSGTLACLTALEAIKLITGFSQPLLSQLLTIDLNRMEFAKRRLYRDRSCPVCGNDAPWRYAQSNSMETSSNCTHS; this is encoded by the coding sequence GTGATCAACCTAACGCCTACCGAGTTAGAACGTTATAGCCGCCAAATGATGCTCCCTAATTTTGGCGAAGCGGCTCAAAAACGCCTGAAGTCAGCGACAGTTTTAGTCACAGGTGTGGGGGGATTAGGCGGTACGGCGGCGCTTTACCTAGCAGTAGCGGGCGTTGGGCGACTAATCCTCGTCCGGGGCGGTGATTTGCGACTGGATGATATGAATCGTCAGGTTCTGATGACGGATGATTGGGTTGGTAAACCAAGGGTATTCAAAGCCAAAGAAACCCTACAAGCAATTAATCCTGATATCCAGATAGAAACAATTCACGACTATGTTACCTCGGACAACGTAGATTCATTGGTACAGTCTGCTGATATGGCGCTGGACTGCGCGCACAATTTTACTGAGCGTGATTTGTTGAACTCAGCTTGTGTGCGCTGGCGTAAGCCAATGGTGGAAGCAGCGATGGACGGGATGGAAGCTTATCTGACAACAATTATTCCTGGTGTGACTCCTTGTTTGTCCTGCATCTTCCCCGAAAAACCAGAGTGGGATCGGCGCGGCTTTTCTGTTTTAGGCGCTGTCTCTGGGACACTAGCTTGTCTAACAGCGTTGGAAGCAATTAAGTTGATCACTGGTTTTAGTCAGCCGCTATTGTCGCAATTACTCACCATAGACTTGAATCGGATGGAATTTGCCAAGCGTCGTTTGTACCGCGATCGCTCTTGTCCAGTGTGCGGTAATGATGCGCCTTGGAGATATGCACAATCCAATTCAATGGAAACCAGCAGCAATTGCACACATAGTTGA
- a CDS encoding HesB/IscA family protein translates to MTVTLTEKAEFRLRAFLRGSAKDANETTKGIRISVKDGGCSGYEYLMDVTSQPQPDDLVSQQGSVLVYVDAKSAPLLEGIVIDFVEGLVESGFKFTNPNATSTCGCGKSFKAGDCSPEGVPCS, encoded by the coding sequence ATGACCGTTACTTTAACAGAAAAGGCCGAATTTCGTCTACGAGCATTCCTACGAGGTTCTGCGAAAGACGCTAACGAAACCACAAAAGGTATTCGCATCTCTGTCAAAGATGGTGGTTGCAGTGGCTATGAGTATCTGATGGATGTCACCAGTCAGCCGCAACCAGATGATTTAGTCAGTCAACAAGGTAGTGTGTTGGTTTACGTCGATGCTAAAAGCGCACCTTTATTAGAAGGAATTGTCATCGATTTTGTTGAAGGTCTTGTCGAAAGTGGCTTTAAGTTCACCAACCCCAACGCTACTAGTACTTGCGGTTGTGGAAAGTCTTTCAAAGCAGGTGACTGCTCCCCCGAAGGTGTACCTTGCAGCTAA
- a CDS encoding 2Fe-2S iron-sulfur cluster-binding protein, with amino-acid sequence MATYQVRLISKKENIDTTIEIDEETTILDGAEENGIELPFSCHSGSCSSCVGKVVEGEVDQSDQIFLDDEQVGKGFALLCVTYPRSNCTIKTHQEPYLA; translated from the coding sequence ATGGCTACCTATCAAGTTAGATTGATTAGCAAGAAAGAAAATATCGATACCACCATCGAAATTGATGAAGAAACTACAATTTTAGATGGTGCAGAAGAAAATGGTATTGAGTTACCTTTCTCTTGTCATTCTGGTTCTTGTTCTAGCTGTGTAGGCAAAGTTGTTGAAGGTGAAGTTGACCAATCTGATCAAATCTTTTTAGATGACGAACAAGTTGGTAAAGGCTTTGCTTTACTTTGTGTTACTTACCCTCGCTCCAACTGCACAATTAAGACCCACCAAGAACCATACCTTGCTTAA
- a CDS encoding FeoA family protein — MFSPFTVNGSSLQLLKVGDRGIVKFCNIPDKNILKKLKSLGLNTGVTITIEQEFPSLMIQVGSILLEIDKKLARNIYVRVINN; from the coding sequence ATGTTTTCACCATTTACAGTAAATGGCAGTTCTTTACAATTGCTAAAAGTTGGCGATCGCGGAATAGTCAAGTTCTGCAATATTCCAGATAAAAATATTCTCAAAAAACTCAAGTCTCTGGGCTTAAATACCGGGGTCACTATCACCATAGAGCAAGAATTCCCTTCTTTAATGATTCAAGTAGGAAGCATTCTTTTAGAGATAGATAAAAAACTTGCCCGTAATATCTACGTTCGTGTAATTAATAATTGA